The following proteins come from a genomic window of Papilio machaon chromosome 7, ilPapMach1.1, whole genome shotgun sequence:
- the LOC106714119 gene encoding acyl-CoA Delta-9 desaturase, with amino-acid sequence MPPQGQQNAESWALFEADAKTAEPIIVPPSAEKRKWEIVWRNVILFSILHLTALYGAYLFFFKAMWSTSIFAFILYLCSGLGITAGAHRLWAHKSYKAKLPLRVMLTLFNTIAFQDSVLDWARDHRMHHKYSETDADPHNATRGFFFSHVGWLLVKKHPQIKAKGKTLEMNDLWADPVLRFQKKYYMLLMPLCCFILPTYIPTLWGESLWNAFYVCAIFRYVYVLNVTWLVNSLAHLWGSKPYDKHINPVETKPVSLVVLGEGFHNYHHTFPWDYKTAELGDYSLNFTKIFIDGMAKIGWAYDLKTVSTEIIEKRVKRTGDGSHSVWGWDDKDVNAEEKKIAHTVNPKEE; translated from the exons ATGCCGCCTCAAGGGCAACAGAACGCCGAATCCTGGGCGCTGTTTGAAGCGGACGCAAAAACTGCCGAACCAATAATCGTCCCACCGTCCGCTGAAAAGAGAAAATGGGAGATAGTATGGAGGAACGTTATACTCTTTTCTATTTTGCATTTGACCGCACTATATGGTGCTTATCTCTTCTTCTTCAAAGCGATGTGGTCAACAAGTATATTTG catttattttgtaccttTGCTCTGGGCTCGGTATTACGGCGGGGGCGCATCGGCTGTGGGCCCACAAGTCATACAAGGCCAAACTCCCATTGCGAGTGATGCTCACACTCTTCAATACAATAGCTTTCCAG GATTCCGTGTTGGACTGGGCCCGTGACCATAGGATGCATCACAAGTACTCGGAGACCGACGCCGACCCTCACAACGCGACCCGCGGCTTTTTCTTCTCTCACGTTGGCTGGCTGCTCGTGAAGAAACATCCTCAGATAAAGGCCAAAGGCAAGACCCTTGAAATGAACGACCTCTGGGCTGATCCTGTATTGCGTTTCCAGAAAAA gtACTACATGCTGCTAATGCCTTTATGTTGCTTCATTCTGCCGACCTACATCCCTACACTATGGGGTGAATCCTTGTGGAATGCGTTCTACGTCTGCGCTATATTCCGATACGTATATGTTCTCAACGTGACTTGGTTGGTCAACTCCTTAGCCCACTTGTGGGGCTCCAAGCCCTACGATAAGCACATAAATCCCGTCGAAACTAAACCTGTTTCCTTGGTCGTACTAGGCGAGGGCTTCCATAACTACCATCACACTTTCCCCTGGGATTACAAAACTGCAGAGTTGGGTGATTACTCTCTTAActttaccaaaatatttatagacgGTATGGCCAAGATCGGTTGGGCTTACGACTTGAAAACTGTATCTACTGAGATTATCGAGAAGAGAGTAAAGAGAACTGGTGACGGAAGCCACAGTGTATGGGGTTGGGATGACAAAGATGTTAACGCAGAAGAGAAGAAAATTGCCCACACAGTTAATCCCAAAGAAGAATGA
- the LOC106714046 gene encoding pyrokinin-1 receptor-like, which yields MVFLNSTSNNDTFFLYPNMKQIDDICVTDDLKYKILLSGFLTIVLILSLVGNISTCAVIIRNRSMRTPTNCYLFNLAVTDLLTAVCIPVEIYIIWTPDYFPIGEIGCRIHYVIWDCLSNCSVLTIFAFTVERYIVIVKPFLRQSLVMTSRVIKIVIFNWLLSCLFCVLQVFNVFLYERDKGIYCLFQLTEKVLIVMSIDLFIFFAFPMTVIFVIYIFIALKLKRTNENLKSSPANGKKNRDKAVTMLAAVAASFFFCWFPYSVLRLMMIIPRLRQDDYYKVWQVFGYLSLVNSYLSTAINPILYSLMSRRFRQAFKQL from the exons ATGGTGTTCCTAAATAGTACGAGTAATAATGATACGTTCTTTTTGTACCCGAATATGAAGCAAATTGATGATATTTGCGTTACCGACGATCTCAAGTACAAGATACTTTTGAGCGGCTTCTTAACGATTGTCctaattttaagtttagttgGAAATATAAGTACGTGCGCAGTTATCATTCGAAATCGTTCCATGAGGACCCCcactaattgttatttattcaatttagcTGTAACAGATTTATTAACTGCTGTATGTATTCCTGTTGAAATCTACATAATCTGGACGCCAGATTATTTTCCGATCGGGGAAATCGGATGCCGAATACATTACGTTATTTGGGATTGCCTCAGTAACTGCAGTGTCCTTACCATTTTTGCTTTCACTGTTGAAAGATATATTGTCATTGTAAAGCCTTTTCTCCGACAATCCCTTGTTATGACTTCACGTGTTATAAAGATAGTTATATTCAATTGGTTGTTGTCGTGTTTGTTCTGTGTGCTGCAAGTCTTTAACGTGTTCCTGTATGAACGTGATAAAGGCATTTACTGCCTCTTTCAACTTACCGAGAAAGTTCTGATTGTAATGAGTATCgacctttttatatttttcgcTTTTCCTATGActgttatatttgtaatttatatattcatcGCCTTGAAATTGAAACGTACGAATGAGAATTTAAAAAGCAGTCCAGCCAATGGTAAAAAGAACAGAGATAAAGCAGTCACCATGCTGG CTGCTGTCGCCGcttctttctttttctgttGGTTCCCGTATTCCGTTTTGCGGCTAATGATGATCATACCGCGACTGCGACAAGATGACTATTACAAA GTGTGGCAAGTGTTTGGATATTTGAGCTTGGTCAACAGCTATTTGTCAACCGCCATCAACCCGATTCTTTATAGTCTAATGTCGCGGAGATTTCGACAGGCATTTAAG CAACTGTGA